In Amycolatopsis endophytica, the following are encoded in one genomic region:
- a CDS encoding DUF2550 domain-containing protein, which produces MEIALVVLVVLLGLAVIAVWYGLRWVRMRRNGGVSVALRWDPDNARAGWHLGMGRYEGEVFAWYRVWSLRNRADRVFERETLMIADRRDPIGTEAYAVPSDATVLRCESAEREPIEIAMGPDALTGFLSWLESAPPGRQVPRAS; this is translated from the coding sequence GTGGAAATCGCCCTCGTTGTCCTGGTCGTCCTGCTCGGTCTTGCCGTCATCGCGGTCTGGTACGGCCTGCGGTGGGTCCGGATGCGCCGCAACGGTGGCGTGAGCGTCGCGCTGCGGTGGGATCCGGACAATGCCCGTGCGGGATGGCATCTCGGCATGGGCAGATACGAGGGTGAGGTGTTCGCCTGGTACCGGGTGTGGAGCCTGCGCAACCGCGCCGACCGGGTTTTCGAACGCGAGACGCTGATGATCGCCGACCGTCGCGATCCGATCGGCACCGAGGCTTACGCGGTGCCCTCGGACGCGACGGTTCTGCGTTGCGAGTCCGCCGAACGGGAGCCCATCGAGATCGCGATGGGCCCGGACGCCCTGACCGGCTTCCTGTCGTGGCTGGAGTCCGCCCCGCCCGGGCGCCAGGTGCCACGCGCTTCCTGA
- the atpA gene encoding F0F1 ATP synthase subunit alpha: MAELTISSDEIRSAIENYVSSYSPEVNREEVGVVVDTGDGVAHVEGLPSTMANELLEFPGGILGVAQNLEPRQIGVVILGNYENIEEGQEVKRTGQILSIPVGEGFLGRVIDPLGKPIDGLGDISSDERRALELQAASVVQRQPVSEPLQTGITAIDAMTPIGRGQRQLIIGDRKTGKTAVCVDTIINQKANWASGDPSKQVRCIYVAIGQKGSTIAGVRKSLEDAGALEYTTIVAAPASDSAGFKWLAPYTGSALGQHWMYQGKHVLIVFDDLSKQADAYRAISLLLRRPPGREAFPGDVFYLHSRLLERCAKLSDELGGGSLTGLPIIETKANDISAYIPTNVISITDGQCFFQSDLFNSGQRPAVDVTTSVSRVGGDAQIKAMKTVSGSLRIDLSQYQELQAFAAFASDLDPTSRAQLDRGARLYEVLKQPQYSPVPVEQQVLTVWLGTKGHFDDVPVEDVARFNHELLENIRHKHDDILAEIRDKGKWTDELAERVAAAAAEFKKGFTTSSGEQLVNEAEADAMDADKVGQETVKVNKPAPTK; this comes from the coding sequence ATGGCGGAGCTGACGATCTCCTCGGACGAGATCCGTAGCGCGATCGAGAACTACGTCTCGAGTTACTCACCGGAAGTGAACCGGGAAGAGGTCGGCGTCGTCGTGGACACCGGCGACGGCGTTGCCCACGTCGAGGGCCTGCCCTCGACCATGGCCAACGAGCTGCTGGAGTTCCCCGGCGGCATCCTCGGCGTGGCCCAGAACCTGGAGCCGCGCCAGATCGGTGTCGTCATCCTCGGTAACTACGAGAACATCGAGGAAGGCCAGGAGGTCAAGCGCACCGGGCAGATCCTGTCGATCCCGGTCGGCGAGGGCTTCCTCGGCCGCGTCATCGACCCGCTCGGCAAGCCGATCGACGGCCTCGGTGACATCTCCTCGGACGAGCGCCGGGCGCTGGAGCTGCAGGCGGCCTCGGTCGTCCAGCGGCAGCCGGTGTCCGAGCCGCTGCAGACCGGTATCACCGCGATCGACGCGATGACCCCGATCGGCCGCGGTCAGCGCCAGCTGATCATCGGCGACCGCAAGACCGGCAAGACCGCGGTCTGCGTCGACACGATCATCAACCAGAAGGCCAACTGGGCGAGCGGCGACCCGTCGAAGCAGGTCCGCTGCATCTACGTGGCGATCGGCCAGAAGGGCTCGACCATCGCGGGTGTCCGCAAGTCCCTCGAGGACGCGGGCGCGCTGGAGTACACGACGATCGTCGCGGCCCCCGCCTCGGACTCGGCCGGCTTCAAGTGGCTGGCGCCCTACACCGGTTCGGCGCTGGGCCAGCACTGGATGTACCAGGGCAAGCACGTTCTGATCGTGTTCGACGACCTGTCGAAGCAGGCCGACGCCTACCGCGCCATCTCGCTGCTGCTGCGCCGCCCGCCGGGCCGCGAGGCGTTCCCCGGCGACGTCTTCTACTTGCACTCGCGGCTGCTCGAGCGGTGCGCGAAGCTGAGCGACGAGCTGGGCGGCGGTTCGCTGACCGGTCTGCCGATCATCGAGACGAAGGCCAACGACATCTCGGCCTACATCCCGACGAACGTCATCTCGATCACCGACGGCCAGTGCTTCTTCCAGTCGGACCTGTTCAACTCGGGTCAGCGCCCCGCGGTCGACGTCACCACCTCGGTCTCCCGCGTCGGTGGTGACGCGCAGATCAAGGCGATGAAGACGGTGTCCGGTTCGCTGCGGATCGACCTGTCCCAGTACCAGGAGCTGCAGGCGTTCGCCGCCTTCGCCTCCGACCTGGACCCGACCTCGCGCGCCCAGCTGGACCGCGGTGCCCGCCTGTACGAGGTGCTCAAGCAGCCGCAGTACTCGCCGGTCCCGGTCGAGCAGCAGGTCCTGACCGTGTGGCTCGGCACCAAGGGCCACTTCGACGACGTGCCGGTGGAGGACGTGGCTCGCTTCAACCACGAGCTGCTCGAGAACATCCGCCACAAGCACGACGACATCCTCGCCGAGATCCGCGACAAGGGTAAGTGGACCGACGAGCTGGCCGAGCGCGTCGCCGCGGCGGCGGCCGAGTTCAAGAAGGGCTTCACCACCTCCTCCGGTGAGCAGCTCGTGAACGAGGCCGAGGCCGACGCGATGGACGCCGACAAGGTCGGGCAGGAGACCGTCAAGGTCAACAAGCCCGCCCCGACGAAGTGA
- a CDS encoding F0F1 ATP synthase subunit delta, giving the protein MTLHAASREALAAAETRLSEVTGGAGADPAALGNELLAVVDLLGREIGLRRAVADASSDPDARTRLVRSLLSGKVSEQALRVLDAVVAARWSSPRELVDGLESLGRNALLTSAEKAGKLDSVEDQLFRIARIVVSNPELEQTLSDQTAPGEAKRRLVRDLLQSKVDDVTLALVEQVVGRSAGRSVGFNLDQLVQLAAQRRERSVAYVTSASELSAEQRERLAEQLHRIYGRPIGLHVEVDPRLGGGLVVRVGDEVIDGSTAGRIAALRRQLA; this is encoded by the coding sequence CTGACGCTGCACGCCGCGAGCCGGGAAGCGCTCGCCGCCGCCGAGACCCGGTTGTCCGAGGTCACCGGCGGGGCAGGCGCCGACCCGGCTGCCCTCGGCAACGAGCTGCTGGCCGTGGTCGACCTGCTCGGCAGGGAGATCGGGCTGCGCCGCGCGGTCGCCGACGCCTCGTCCGATCCGGACGCCCGCACGCGGCTGGTCCGCTCGCTGCTGTCCGGCAAGGTGTCCGAGCAGGCCCTGCGCGTGCTCGACGCCGTGGTCGCGGCCCGGTGGTCCAGTCCGCGTGAACTGGTCGACGGACTGGAGTCGCTCGGCCGCAACGCCCTGCTGACCAGCGCGGAGAAGGCCGGGAAGCTGGACTCGGTCGAGGACCAGTTGTTCCGGATCGCCCGTATCGTGGTGAGCAACCCGGAGCTGGAGCAGACGCTGTCCGACCAGACAGCGCCCGGCGAAGCGAAGCGCCGCCTGGTCCGGGACCTGCTGCAGAGCAAGGTTGACGACGTCACCCTCGCGCTGGTCGAGCAGGTCGTCGGCCGGTCGGCGGGCCGCAGCGTCGGGTTCAACCTGGACCAGCTGGTCCAGCTGGCCGCCCAGCGCCGCGAGCGTTCGGTCGCGTACGTCACGAGCGCGAGCGAGCTGTCCGCGGAGCAGCGGGAGCGGCTGGCCGAGCAGCTGCACCGGATCTACGGGCGGCCGATCGGTCTGCACGTCGAGGTCGACCCCCGCCTCGGCGGCGGGCTCGTCGTCCGGGTGGGCGACGAGGTCATCGACGGCAGCACCGCGGGCCGCATCGCCGCGCTGCGCCGGCAGCTGGCGTGA
- a CDS encoding F0F1 ATP synthase subunit gamma, whose protein sequence is MMAQLRELRAKIRATKSIGKITKAMELIATSRIGRAQARVEASRPYATEITKVLSALAGGAASLDDPFLVERPDPKRAAVLVVTSDKGLCGGYNTNVLRATEELLSLLRSEGKEPQVYVIGGKGLNYYRFRNRDVVDSWTGFSDQPHYENAATAGETLTKAFLAGADDDANGPGEDGILGVDEVHIVYTEFRSMLTQTPVAKRMAPLEVEYLAEGEEAQPQQGGEITPAYEFEPSADRLLSALLPKYINTRIFSALLESAASELAARRTAMKSASDNASELVETYTRLANQARQAQITQEISEIVGGADALAAVGSDE, encoded by the coding sequence CTGATGGCGCAACTTCGCGAGCTCCGGGCAAAGATCCGGGCGACGAAATCGATCGGCAAGATCACCAAGGCGATGGAGCTGATCGCCACCTCGCGGATCGGCCGTGCCCAGGCACGGGTCGAGGCTTCGCGCCCGTACGCCACGGAGATCACCAAGGTGCTCTCCGCACTGGCGGGCGGGGCCGCGAGCCTCGACGACCCGTTCCTCGTCGAGCGGCCCGACCCCAAGCGGGCGGCCGTTCTGGTGGTGACCAGTGACAAGGGCCTGTGCGGTGGTTACAACACCAACGTGCTGCGAGCCACCGAGGAGCTGCTGTCGCTGCTGCGCTCCGAGGGCAAGGAGCCGCAGGTCTACGTCATCGGCGGCAAGGGCCTGAACTACTACCGGTTCCGCAACCGCGACGTCGTCGACAGCTGGACCGGCTTCTCGGACCAGCCGCACTACGAGAACGCCGCCACGGCGGGGGAGACCCTGACCAAGGCGTTCCTCGCCGGTGCGGACGACGATGCGAACGGTCCCGGCGAGGACGGGATCCTCGGCGTGGACGAGGTGCACATCGTGTACACCGAGTTCCGCTCGATGCTGACCCAGACCCCGGTCGCCAAGCGGATGGCCCCGCTGGAGGTCGAGTACCTGGCCGAGGGCGAGGAGGCGCAGCCCCAGCAGGGCGGCGAGATCACGCCCGCGTACGAGTTCGAGCCCAGCGCCGACCGCCTGCTGTCGGCCCTGCTGCCGAAGTACATCAACACGCGGATCTTTTCGGCCCTGCTGGAGTCGGCCGCTTCCGAGCTGGCCGCCCGCCGCACCGCCATGAAGTCGGCGTCGGACAACGCCAGCGAGCTGGTGGAGACCTACACCCGGCTGGCCAACCAGGCCCGGCAGGCCCAGATCACGCAGGAGATCAGCGAAATCGTCGGTGGGGCCGATGCGCTCGCCGCTGTAGGAAGTGATGAGTAG
- a CDS encoding ATP F0F1 synthase subunit C, translated as MSSIVLAQAAETINLNQGLAAIGYGLGAIGPGIGVGLIWAAVINGTARQPEAQGKLMGIAWTTFVLTEVLALIGLVVYFIASA; from the coding sequence GTGAGCAGCATCGTTCTCGCCCAGGCCGCTGAGACCATCAACCTGAACCAGGGCCTGGCGGCCATCGGTTACGGTCTGGGCGCCATCGGCCCGGGTATCGGTGTGGGTCTGATCTGGGCCGCCGTCATCAACGGCACCGCCCGTCAGCCGGAGGCCCAGGGCAAGCTCATGGGTATCGCCTGGACCACCTTCGTGCTGACCGAGGTGCTCGCCCTGATCGGCCTGGTCGTGTACTTCATCGCTTCTGCCTGA
- a CDS encoding F0F1 ATP synthase subunit B has translation MVKTQIVLAQEAAPNPVIPHLSELILGLVAFLILLWLLKKFAVPRFEKMYEERTAAIEGGIAKAEKAQAEAEEALAKYQAQLKDAYSEAAKIRDDARLEAERIKEELRAEAQDESARIVAQGHAALQAEKAQIVTELRNELGRNSIELASRIVGEHLEDEVRRRGTVDRFLTELGSSAGNGARK, from the coding sequence GTGGTGAAGACCCAGATCGTGCTGGCCCAGGAAGCGGCGCCGAACCCGGTGATCCCGCACCTGAGCGAGCTCATCCTCGGCCTGGTGGCCTTCCTGATCCTGCTGTGGCTGCTCAAGAAGTTCGCCGTGCCGCGCTTCGAGAAGATGTACGAAGAGCGCACGGCGGCCATCGAGGGTGGCATCGCCAAGGCGGAGAAGGCGCAGGCCGAGGCCGAAGAGGCGCTCGCGAAGTACCAGGCCCAGCTGAAGGACGCCTACTCCGAGGCCGCCAAGATCCGCGACGACGCCCGCCTCGAGGCGGAGCGGATCAAGGAGGAGCTGCGGGCCGAGGCGCAGGACGAGTCGGCCCGGATCGTCGCGCAGGGCCACGCCGCCCTGCAGGCCGAGAAGGCACAGATCGTCACGGAGCTGCGCAACGAGCTGGGCCGCAACTCGATCGAGCTGGCGAGCCGGATCGTCGGGGAGCACCTCGAGGACGAGGTCCGTCGCCGTGGCACGGTCGACCGGTTCCTCACCGAGCTCGGTTCGAGCGCGGGTAACGGGGCTCGGAAGTAA
- a CDS encoding F0F1 ATP synthase subunit epsilon, translating into MAEMTVELVAVERRLWSGQATFVVAQTTEGEIGLMPGHEPVLGQLVEGGVVKVTTTDGETVRAAVHGGFLSVTAERISILAETAELADEIDVEAARSALGGDDEAERARAAAQLRAAGQSV; encoded by the coding sequence GTGGCTGAGATGACCGTCGAGCTTGTCGCCGTGGAACGCCGTCTCTGGTCCGGTCAGGCGACGTTCGTGGTCGCCCAGACCACCGAGGGTGAGATCGGCCTGATGCCGGGTCACGAACCGGTACTCGGCCAGCTCGTCGAGGGTGGCGTCGTCAAGGTGACGACCACGGACGGTGAGACCGTCCGCGCGGCCGTCCATGGCGGCTTCCTGTCCGTGACCGCCGAGCGGATCAGCATCCTGGCCGAGACGGCCGAGCTGGCCGACGAGATCGACGTCGAGGCCGCCCGGTCCGCGCTCGGCGGTGACGACGAGGCCGAGCGTGCCAGGGCCGCGGCCCAGCTGCGCGCGGCCGGTCAGTCGGTCTGA
- the atpD gene encoding F0F1 ATP synthase subunit beta: MTTTETRTKGRIVSVAGPVVDVEFPRGAVPDLYNALKVEIEFAELRKTVTLEVAQHLGDNLVRTISLAPQDGLVRGAEVTDTGAPISVPVGDAVKGHVYNALGDCLDQPGYGSDLERWSIHRKPPAFDQLEGRTQMLETGLKVIDLLTPYVQGGKIGLFGGAGVGKTVLIKEMITRVAKNFGGTSVFAGVGERTREGTDLFLEMSEDGVINDTALVFGQMDEPPGTRMRVALSALTMAEYFRDVQNQDVLLFIDNIFRFTQAGSEVSTLLGRMPSAVGYQPTLADEMGELQERITSTKGRSITSMQAIYVPADDYTDPAPATTFAHLDATTELSRSVFQKGIFPAVDPLASTSTILDPAIVGDDHYRVASEVIRILQKYKELQDIIAILGMDELSEEDKLTVQRARRIERFLSQNMLVAETFTGQPGSTVPRSETVEAFDKISKGEFDHYPEQAFLGIGGLEDLEKKYKELTGK, translated from the coding sequence ATGACCACCACTGAAACCCGGACCAAGGGGCGGATCGTCTCCGTTGCGGGTCCCGTCGTCGACGTCGAGTTCCCGCGGGGCGCGGTGCCCGACCTCTACAACGCGCTCAAGGTCGAGATCGAGTTCGCGGAGCTGCGCAAGACCGTGACGCTCGAGGTCGCCCAGCACCTCGGCGACAACCTGGTCCGCACCATTTCGCTGGCCCCGCAGGACGGTCTCGTCCGCGGTGCCGAGGTCACCGACACCGGCGCGCCGATCTCGGTGCCGGTCGGCGACGCGGTCAAGGGCCACGTCTACAACGCCCTCGGTGACTGCCTCGACCAGCCGGGCTACGGCTCGGACCTGGAGCGCTGGAGCATCCACCGCAAGCCGCCCGCGTTCGACCAGCTCGAGGGTCGCACCCAGATGCTGGAGACCGGCCTCAAGGTCATCGACCTGCTCACCCCGTACGTGCAGGGTGGCAAGATCGGCCTGTTCGGTGGTGCCGGCGTCGGCAAGACGGTGCTGATCAAGGAAATGATCACCCGTGTCGCCAAGAACTTCGGTGGCACCTCGGTGTTCGCCGGTGTCGGCGAGCGCACCCGTGAGGGCACCGACCTGTTCCTGGAGATGAGCGAGGACGGCGTCATCAACGACACCGCGCTCGTGTTCGGCCAGATGGACGAGCCGCCGGGCACCCGTATGCGGGTCGCGCTGTCCGCGCTGACGATGGCGGAGTACTTCCGCGACGTGCAGAACCAGGACGTGCTGCTGTTCATCGACAACATCTTCCGGTTCACCCAGGCCGGTTCCGAGGTGTCGACCCTGCTGGGCCGCATGCCTTCGGCCGTGGGTTACCAGCCGACGCTGGCCGACGAGATGGGTGAGCTGCAGGAGCGGATCACCTCGACCAAGGGCCGGTCGATCACCTCGATGCAGGCGATCTACGTGCCCGCGGACGACTACACCGACCCGGCCCCGGCGACGACGTTCGCCCACCTGGACGCCACCACCGAGCTCTCCCGGTCGGTGTTCCAGAAGGGCATCTTCCCGGCGGTCGACCCGCTGGCGTCGACGTCGACGATCCTCGACCCGGCGATCGTCGGTGACGACCACTACCGTGTCGCTTCCGAGGTCATCCGGATCCTGCAGAAGTACAAGGAGCTGCAGGACATCATCGCGATCCTCGGTATGGACGAGCTGTCCGAAGAGGACAAGCTGACCGTGCAGCGGGCGCGCCGGATCGAGCGGTTCCTGTCGCAGAACATGCTGGTCGCGGAGACCTTCACCGGTCAGCCGGGTTCGACCGTGCCGCGGTCGGAGACCGTCGAGGCGTTCGACAAGATCTCGAAGGGCGAGTTCGACCACTACCCGGAGCAGGCGTTCCTGGGCATCGGTGGCCTCGAGGACCTCGAGAAGAAGTACAAGGAACTCACCGGCAAGTGA